In Takifugu flavidus isolate HTHZ2018 chromosome 13, ASM371156v2, whole genome shotgun sequence, the following are encoded in one genomic region:
- the LOC130535863 gene encoding ubiquitin-conjugating enzyme E2 Q2-like isoform X2 yields the protein MSVSGLKAELKFLESIFDPNHERFRIIDWKPDELSCQFNVTGEKLLIIHCNITESYPSTPPIWFVDSDDPSLAEVLERLEDVRRGSTLLLQQLKRLICDLCRLYNLPQHPDVEMLDQPLPTGPITQDRKHGLSDEVTSEEEEEEEMGEDIDLDQDLDHYDMKEEEPVDGKKSEDDGIEKENLAILEKIRKNQRQDHLNGAVSGSVQASDRLMKELREIYRSQSYKTGIYSVELVGDSLYEWHVKLRTVDPDSPLHSDLQVLKEKEGVDYILLNFSYKDNFPFDPPFVRVVSPVLSGGYVLGGGALCMELLTKQGWSSAYSIESVIMQINATLVKGKARVQFGANKNQYNLARAQQSYKSLVQIHEKNGWYTPPKEDG from the exons ATGTCGGTTTCGGGGCTGAAGGCCGAACTGAAGTTTCTGGAGTCAATTTTTGACCCGAACCACGAGCGATTCAGAATAATAGACTGGAAACCGGACGAGCTGAGCTGCCAGTTCAACGTGACCGGGGAGAAGCTGCTGATCATCCACTGCAACATCACG GAATCGTATCCATCAACACCCCCGATATGGTTTGTCGACTCCGATGATCCAAGTCTCGCAGAAGTGTTGGAGCGCTTAGAAGATGTGAGAAGAGGCAGCACGCTG ctcctccagcagttgAAGCGTCTCATCTGTGACCTGTGTCGCCTCTACAACCTGCCTCAGCATCCAGATGTGGAGATGCTCGACCAGCCTCTGCCGACCGGTCCTATCACTCAAGACAGAAAG CATGGGCTTTCAGATGAGGTGacgtctgaggaggaggaggaggaagagatgggaGAG GACATTGACCTGGACCAAGACCTGGACCATTATgacatgaaagaagaggagccGGTAGATGGGAAAAAGTCAGAAGATGACGGGATCGAAAAGGAGAATCTGGCCATCTTGGAGAAGATTCGCAAGAACCAGAGGCAGGATCACCTTAAT GGCGCCGTGTCCGGCTCAGTGCAAGCCTCGGACCGCCTCATGAAGGAACTCAGGGAGATCTACAGATCACAGAGTTACAAGACGG GTATCTATTCAGTTGAACTAGTCGGCGACAGCCTTTACGAGTGGCACGTCAAGTTAAGGAC gGTCGACCCAGACAGCCCGTTACACAGCGACCTGCAGGTcttgaaagaaaaggaaggggTGGACTATATTCTGCTAAATTTCTCCTATAAA GATAATTTTCCCTTTGACCCACCTTTTGTACGAGTTGTCTCCCCTGTGCTCTCTGGAGG TTACGTCCTGGGAGGAGGGGCCTTGTGCATGGAGCTCCTCACAAAACAG GGCTGGAGCAGTGCCTATTCGATAGAGTCTGTCATTATGCAGATTAATGCAACTTTGGTCAAAGGCAAAGCCAGAGTGCAGTTTGGAGCCAACAAG AACCAGTACAATCTCGCCAGAGCACAACAGTCATACAAATCCCTCGTGCAGATTCATGAAAAGAACg GCTGGTACACACCACCTAAAGAGGACGGATAA
- the LOC130535863 gene encoding ubiquitin-conjugating enzyme E2 Q2-like isoform X1, with protein sequence MSVSGLKAELKFLESIFDPNHERFRIIDWKPDELSCQFNVTGEKLLIIHCNITESYPSTPPIWFVDSDDPSLAEVLERLEDVRRGSTLLLQQLKRLICDLCRLYNLPQHPDVEMLDQPLPTGPITQDRKHGLSDEVTSEEEEEEEMGEQDIDLDQDLDHYDMKEEEPVDGKKSEDDGIEKENLAILEKIRKNQRQDHLNGAVSGSVQASDRLMKELREIYRSQSYKTGIYSVELVGDSLYEWHVKLRTVDPDSPLHSDLQVLKEKEGVDYILLNFSYKDNFPFDPPFVRVVSPVLSGGYVLGGGALCMELLTKQGWSSAYSIESVIMQINATLVKGKARVQFGANKNQYNLARAQQSYKSLVQIHEKNGWYTPPKEDG encoded by the exons ATGTCGGTTTCGGGGCTGAAGGCCGAACTGAAGTTTCTGGAGTCAATTTTTGACCCGAACCACGAGCGATTCAGAATAATAGACTGGAAACCGGACGAGCTGAGCTGCCAGTTCAACGTGACCGGGGAGAAGCTGCTGATCATCCACTGCAACATCACG GAATCGTATCCATCAACACCCCCGATATGGTTTGTCGACTCCGATGATCCAAGTCTCGCAGAAGTGTTGGAGCGCTTAGAAGATGTGAGAAGAGGCAGCACGCTG ctcctccagcagttgAAGCGTCTCATCTGTGACCTGTGTCGCCTCTACAACCTGCCTCAGCATCCAGATGTGGAGATGCTCGACCAGCCTCTGCCGACCGGTCCTATCACTCAAGACAGAAAG CATGGGCTTTCAGATGAGGTGacgtctgaggaggaggaggaggaagagatgggaGAG CAGGACATTGACCTGGACCAAGACCTGGACCATTATgacatgaaagaagaggagccGGTAGATGGGAAAAAGTCAGAAGATGACGGGATCGAAAAGGAGAATCTGGCCATCTTGGAGAAGATTCGCAAGAACCAGAGGCAGGATCACCTTAAT GGCGCCGTGTCCGGCTCAGTGCAAGCCTCGGACCGCCTCATGAAGGAACTCAGGGAGATCTACAGATCACAGAGTTACAAGACGG GTATCTATTCAGTTGAACTAGTCGGCGACAGCCTTTACGAGTGGCACGTCAAGTTAAGGAC gGTCGACCCAGACAGCCCGTTACACAGCGACCTGCAGGTcttgaaagaaaaggaaggggTGGACTATATTCTGCTAAATTTCTCCTATAAA GATAATTTTCCCTTTGACCCACCTTTTGTACGAGTTGTCTCCCCTGTGCTCTCTGGAGG TTACGTCCTGGGAGGAGGGGCCTTGTGCATGGAGCTCCTCACAAAACAG GGCTGGAGCAGTGCCTATTCGATAGAGTCTGTCATTATGCAGATTAATGCAACTTTGGTCAAAGGCAAAGCCAGAGTGCAGTTTGGAGCCAACAAG AACCAGTACAATCTCGCCAGAGCACAACAGTCATACAAATCCCTCGTGCAGATTCATGAAAAGAACg GCTGGTACACACCACCTAAAGAGGACGGATAA